From a region of the Bermanella marisrubri genome:
- a CDS encoding SoxR reducing system RseC family protein — protein MIEETAKVIRVDDNWVWVRAIAQSACGSCQAQKGCGHSLLAKVGQRQIDIQLPRQDYELSVNDDVIIGVPEQAVLRSSLLMYGVPLLLMLVVAGLASVMSLAEGAVILLAFLALISGFFYVSRWSNTARIEEWHPRIIRKALNQETLIPICEIKE, from the coding sequence ATGATTGAAGAGACGGCGAAGGTAATTCGAGTAGATGACAATTGGGTATGGGTCCGTGCCATCGCTCAATCTGCCTGTGGTAGCTGTCAGGCTCAGAAAGGATGTGGTCATAGCCTGCTGGCAAAGGTTGGGCAGCGACAGATAGATATACAGCTGCCTCGCCAAGACTATGAGCTTTCCGTCAATGACGACGTCATCATCGGAGTACCTGAACAGGCGGTGTTGCGCTCATCCTTGCTAATGTATGGTGTGCCTTTGTTACTGATGTTGGTGGTAGCAGGGTTGGCCAGTGTTATGTCCTTGGCCGAAGGCGCAGTGATACTACTTGCATTCCTCGCACTGATATCGGGTTTTTTCTATGTTAGCCGGTGGAGCAATACCGCGAGAATAGAGGAATGGCACCCGCGAATTATTCGCAAAGCCTTGAATCAAGAAACGCTTATCCCCATATGTGAAATCAAAGAATAA
- a CDS encoding DegQ family serine endoprotease: MKWLMTLVLLLMATQAWSKLPDFTELVQESSPAVVNISTTQKASNRYHQFDLPQGVPDIFRHFFGVPPQAPRGNPAPRSQQERSSLGSGFIVSEDGYVLTNNHVIDGADQIFVRLNDRRELEAKLIGSDPSSDLALLKVDADNLPTVEIGDSENLKVGEWVVAIGSPFGFDYSVTAGIVSAKGRSLPNENYVPFIQTDVAINPGNSGGPLFNLDGEVVGINSQIYTRSGGFMGLSFAIPMNVAMEVVDQLKETGTVTRGWLGVAIQEVDKELAESFGLDKAAGALVSQVVENGPADAAGVKYGDIITEFNGKKVTLSSDLPHLVGRVRPGTKAKLRIIRHGKAKTLNVEIGALPNGGDVIASNSNMPQQSKSNRLGIEVVELTQEQRKKWDATGVMVKSVKQGPGANAGLINGDVITMIYGEIIRDMSDFNRIAEQLPAGRSVPMRIVRRGAPMFIPLRINQ, encoded by the coding sequence ATGAAGTGGTTGATGACACTGGTTTTACTGTTGATGGCAACGCAGGCTTGGTCCAAATTGCCAGATTTTACAGAGCTGGTGCAAGAGTCTAGTCCTGCTGTGGTTAATATCAGTACAACACAGAAAGCCAGCAATCGTTATCATCAGTTCGATTTACCTCAGGGTGTCCCCGACATTTTTCGTCATTTCTTTGGTGTGCCGCCGCAAGCGCCGCGGGGAAATCCTGCGCCTCGAAGTCAGCAAGAACGATCATCTTTGGGCTCGGGCTTTATCGTCAGTGAAGATGGTTATGTCTTGACTAACAATCATGTCATAGACGGGGCGGATCAGATTTTCGTTCGATTAAATGATCGCCGAGAGTTGGAAGCAAAACTAATCGGTTCCGATCCAAGTTCAGATTTAGCATTATTGAAAGTCGACGCAGACAATCTACCGACGGTTGAAATAGGCGACAGCGAAAATCTAAAAGTGGGTGAATGGGTCGTTGCCATAGGTAGCCCGTTTGGTTTCGATTATAGCGTGACAGCAGGTATTGTCAGTGCTAAAGGTAGGAGCTTGCCGAATGAAAACTATGTACCCTTTATCCAAACAGACGTAGCCATTAATCCGGGCAACTCAGGCGGCCCCCTATTCAACTTAGACGGCGAAGTCGTTGGAATTAATTCCCAGATTTATACACGAAGTGGTGGTTTTATGGGGTTAAGTTTCGCTATTCCCATGAATGTTGCCATGGAAGTGGTGGATCAATTAAAAGAAACAGGAACAGTGACCCGCGGTTGGCTTGGAGTGGCTATTCAAGAAGTCGATAAAGAGCTGGCAGAGAGTTTTGGCTTAGACAAAGCGGCAGGTGCTTTAGTTAGCCAAGTCGTTGAAAATGGCCCTGCAGATGCAGCTGGCGTGAAATATGGTGATATCATCACTGAGTTCAATGGTAAAAAAGTCACATTGAGTTCTGATTTGCCACATCTTGTCGGTCGCGTGCGTCCAGGTACGAAGGCGAAGCTTCGCATTATTCGCCATGGTAAAGCGAAAACATTGAACGTAGAAATCGGAGCCCTCCCCAATGGTGGCGATGTCATCGCCAGCAATAGCAATATGCCGCAGCAAAGTAAGAGTAATCGCTTGGGTATAGAGGTAGTTGAGCTAACCCAAGAACAGCGTAAAAAATGGGATGCTACTGGTGTAATGGTTAAGTCTGTTAAACAAGGGCCGGGTGCCAATGCTGGTTTGATCAATGGTGATGTTATCACCATGATTTATGGTGAAATTATTCGAGACATGAGTGATTTTAACCGAATCGCTGAACAACTACCCGCTGGGCGAAGTGTTCCTATGCGCATCGTGCGTCGAGGGGCTCCTATGTTCATTCCATTGCGCATAAATCAGTAA
- the lepA gene encoding translation elongation factor 4, whose product MSSLEHIRNFSIIAHIDHGKSTLADRFIQHCEGLSDREMQQQVLDSMDLERERGITIKAQSVTLNYKAKDGKTYQLNFIDTPGHVDFSYEVSRSLAACEGALLVVDAAQGVEAQSVANCYTAIEQDLEVVPVLNKIDLPQADPEKVSQEIEDIIGIDATEAVQCSAKNGIGIEDVLEDMIKRIPPPEGDLDGDPQALIIDSWFDSYLGVVSLVRITNGRLKKGDKIRIKSTGRDWSIDSLGIFTPKRTVTNELAAGEVGFMCAGIKDIHGAPVGDTIVASKKADETPTLPGFEKVKPQVYAGLFPVSSDQYEDFRDALDKLSLNDASLFFEPESSDALGFGFRCGFLGMLHMEIIQERLEREYNIDLITTAPTVVYELELSDGEVIEVANPSRLPDPSKIAEMREPVCQANILVPQDLVGNVITLCAEKRGIQKDMNFTGSQVSLNYEIPMSEVVGDFFDRLKSCSKGFASLDYSFSHFQAAPLVRMDVLINGDRVDALAVIIHKDKTRTYGRALCEKLAELIPRQMFDVAIQSAIGNQIVSRSTVKALRKNVTAKCYGGDVSRKKKLLQKQKEGKKRMKQLGNVEVPQSAFHAVLSVDS is encoded by the coding sequence GTGAGTAGTCTCGAACACATACGTAACTTTTCTATTATCGCCCATATTGATCACGGTAAATCCACTTTGGCTGACCGATTCATTCAGCATTGCGAAGGCTTAAGTGATCGTGAAATGCAGCAACAAGTGCTTGATAGCATGGATCTTGAGCGCGAGCGCGGCATTACCATCAAGGCACAAAGCGTTACTCTGAACTACAAAGCCAAAGATGGGAAAACCTACCAGTTAAACTTCATTGATACTCCTGGACACGTCGACTTCAGTTATGAGGTTTCACGTTCTCTGGCTGCTTGTGAAGGCGCTCTATTAGTGGTTGATGCGGCGCAAGGGGTTGAAGCTCAGTCTGTAGCGAATTGCTATACCGCTATTGAACAAGACTTGGAAGTAGTGCCGGTTCTTAACAAAATCGACTTACCTCAGGCCGATCCAGAAAAAGTTTCTCAGGAAATCGAAGACATTATCGGAATTGATGCCACTGAGGCTGTGCAATGCTCTGCCAAAAATGGCATTGGTATTGAAGATGTGCTTGAGGACATGATTAAACGCATTCCGCCACCAGAGGGTGACTTAGATGGCGATCCTCAAGCGTTAATTATTGACTCTTGGTTTGATAGCTATTTGGGTGTTGTATCCTTAGTTCGAATTACAAATGGCCGCTTGAAAAAAGGCGATAAAATCCGTATCAAGAGCACTGGCCGTGATTGGTCTATCGATTCATTGGGAATCTTCACACCTAAGCGCACGGTGACAAATGAGCTAGCGGCAGGTGAAGTAGGTTTTATGTGCGCCGGTATTAAAGACATCCATGGTGCGCCTGTGGGTGATACCATTGTAGCGAGTAAAAAGGCCGATGAAACACCTACTCTACCTGGTTTTGAAAAGGTAAAACCGCAAGTCTATGCGGGTTTGTTTCCTGTTTCCTCCGATCAATATGAAGACTTCCGCGATGCGTTAGACAAACTATCATTAAATGACGCGTCTTTGTTCTTTGAGCCAGAAAGCTCAGATGCTTTGGGTTTTGGTTTCCGCTGTGGTTTCTTGGGTATGCTACATATGGAGATCATACAAGAACGTTTAGAGCGAGAATATAATATTGATCTTATTACTACTGCCCCGACAGTGGTATATGAGTTAGAACTTTCGGACGGCGAAGTCATTGAAGTCGCTAACCCTTCACGTTTGCCAGACCCAAGTAAAATCGCAGAAATGCGTGAACCCGTATGCCAAGCTAATATTCTGGTCCCGCAAGACTTGGTAGGTAATGTCATTACCTTATGTGCTGAAAAGCGCGGTATTCAAAAAGACATGAACTTTACTGGTTCTCAGGTGAGTTTGAATTATGAAATTCCGATGAGTGAGGTAGTGGGTGATTTCTTTGATCGCTTGAAATCTTGCTCTAAAGGCTTTGCGTCTTTGGATTACAGTTTTAGTCACTTTCAGGCGGCACCATTAGTGCGTATGGATGTACTGATTAATGGCGATCGAGTGGATGCACTTGCTGTGATCATTCATAAAGATAAAACCCGCACCTATGGTCGAGCTCTTTGCGAAAAGTTAGCAGAGTTGATTCCTCGCCAGATGTTTGATGTAGCCATTCAGTCTGCTATTGGCAATCAGATTGTGAGTCGCTCAACGGTAAAGGCTCTGCGTAAAAACGTGACAGCGAAATGTTACGGCGGTGATGTAAGTCGTAAGAAAAAGCTGTTGCAGAAGCAGAAAGAAGGTAAGAAGCGTATGAAACAGTTAGGCAATGTTGAAGTGCCTCAGTCTGCTTTCCATGCGGTTTTGTCGGTTGATAGTTAA
- a CDS encoding DUF4845 domain-containing protein has translation MTLKKQYGASAITMLVILVLAFSGFVTLLKVVPVYTDDMAVETIFTNIQEELSDKDRPSRSALFDKIQKRMDINGVSNLMEYVEVGGKGSTIIIEMNYERRVPLVANLELVATFNHYIDLSE, from the coding sequence ATGACATTGAAAAAGCAATATGGTGCAAGCGCCATTACGATGTTGGTTATATTGGTCTTGGCTTTTTCTGGTTTTGTGACCTTATTAAAAGTGGTTCCCGTCTATACAGATGATATGGCAGTAGAAACGATCTTTACTAATATTCAAGAAGAACTATCTGACAAAGATAGGCCATCCCGTAGTGCATTATTCGATAAGATTCAAAAACGCATGGATATCAACGGCGTCAGTAACTTAATGGAATATGTAGAGGTGGGTGGCAAAGGCTCAACTATTATTATAGAAATGAATTACGAGCGTCGTGTTCCGTTGGTGGCCAATTTGGAACTTGTAGCAACCTTTAACCACTATATTGATCTCAGTGAATAA
- the rnc gene encoding ribonuclease III, with product MNNPLIKLSQRIGYTFNDISFFELALTHRSKGGKNNERLEFLGDSIVNFVVAEALFEKFPQAKEGKLSRLRAGLVRGTTLAELARDFDLGEFLLLGSGELKSGGFNRESILADAVEAIIGAIYLDSGLDTVRERILTWYGKRLDDLQLDDVVKDAKTRLQEHLQKNQSRLPKYEVMEITGQAHDQNFKVSCWVETLPEVTIGLGSSRRLAEQSAAQKALNALGVES from the coding sequence GTGAATAATCCTCTAATAAAATTAAGCCAGCGTATTGGCTACACATTTAATGACATCAGCTTCTTTGAGCTGGCGTTGACCCATCGCAGTAAAGGTGGAAAAAATAACGAACGTCTGGAGTTTCTAGGAGACTCCATTGTCAATTTCGTGGTTGCAGAAGCTTTATTTGAGAAATTCCCTCAAGCAAAAGAGGGTAAATTATCGCGTTTGCGTGCAGGGTTGGTTCGAGGAACTACTCTAGCAGAATTAGCCCGTGATTTTGACCTAGGTGAGTTTTTACTTTTAGGCTCAGGCGAATTGAAGAGTGGTGGATTTAATCGAGAGTCCATACTGGCTGACGCTGTTGAGGCGATTATTGGCGCTATTTATTTAGACAGTGGCCTTGATACCGTGCGTGAGCGTATTTTAACTTGGTACGGAAAGCGTCTTGATGATTTGCAGTTAGACGACGTTGTAAAAGACGCGAAGACACGCTTACAAGAACACTTACAAAAAAATCAAAGTCGCTTGCCTAAATACGAAGTAATGGAAATCACTGGGCAGGCTCATGATCAAAACTTTAAGGTGAGCTGTTGGGTCGAAACTCTACCTGAAGTGACGATTGGATTAGGAAGTTCTAGACGTTTGGCTGAACAAAGTGCTGCGCAGAAAGCGCTTAATGCTTTGGGAGTTGAATCATGA
- the era gene encoding GTPase Era, whose product MSEQKCGYIAIVGRPNVGKSTLLNNILGQKLSITSRKPQTTRHQILGMKTTANVQAIYVDTPGLHEGYSEKALNRYINKVATTAINDVDLVVFLIDRTKWMPEDQSVLEKIQASKVPCILVINKLDHLADKQSLLPYLEEVSQRHDFKEVFPISAKTGYNVAELEAAIARQLPEGMHFYDEDQFTDRSARFLAAELVREKIMRLLGDELPYSMTVEIEQFEESENLITIHALILVERDGQKKILIGDKGERIKQIGRAARLDMEDMFGMKVMLHTWVKVKSGWSDDERALKSLGYNDLD is encoded by the coding sequence ATGAGTGAGCAAAAGTGCGGCTATATTGCCATAGTAGGTCGTCCTAATGTGGGTAAATCTACCTTATTGAATAATATATTGGGCCAAAAACTCAGTATTACCTCTCGCAAACCGCAAACAACACGCCACCAAATATTGGGCATGAAAACCACGGCCAATGTGCAGGCTATATATGTTGACACACCAGGATTACATGAGGGCTATTCAGAAAAAGCCCTGAACCGATATATCAATAAGGTCGCGACCACCGCCATTAATGATGTTGATTTAGTGGTGTTCCTGATTGACCGCACCAAATGGATGCCAGAAGATCAGAGCGTGTTAGAGAAGATACAGGCGAGTAAGGTGCCTTGTATTCTGGTTATTAACAAGCTGGATCACTTGGCCGATAAGCAATCGTTGCTTCCGTATCTAGAAGAAGTATCCCAACGACACGACTTCAAAGAAGTGTTTCCTATCAGTGCTAAAACTGGATATAACGTAGCAGAGCTTGAGGCTGCTATTGCCCGACAGTTGCCCGAAGGTATGCACTTTTATGACGAAGATCAGTTTACGGACCGAAGTGCCCGATTCTTAGCTGCGGAATTGGTGCGAGAAAAAATCATGCGTTTATTGGGAGACGAATTACCTTACAGTATGACGGTCGAAATTGAACAATTTGAGGAAAGCGAAAACCTCATTACCATACACGCCCTTATTTTGGTTGAGCGCGATGGTCAAAAGAAAATACTGATTGGTGACAAAGGCGAGCGTATCAAGCAAATTGGTCGCGCTGCCCGTCTAGATATGGAAGACATGTTTGGTATGAAAGTCATGTTGCATACTTGGGTGAAGGTGAAAAGTGGTTGGTCTGATGACGAGCGAGCACTTAAATCCTTGGGTTACAACGACTTAGATTAA